A single region of the Streptomyces sp. NBC_01262 genome encodes:
- a CDS encoding GNAT family N-acetyltransferase: MATAERAAQPTFRTATEADVPALVALVESAYRGEASRAGWTTEADLLEGQRTDPEGVAAVVGGSAGRMVVAESGGALVACCQLENRDGHAYFGMFAVSPVLQGGGLGKAVLAEAERFAHQEWGADEMHMTVISAREDLIAWYVRRGYARTGEMSPFPYGDERFGRPTRDDLQFELLVKKLGQPEGV; the protein is encoded by the coding sequence ATGGCCACCGCCGAGCGCGCCGCGCAGCCCACCTTCCGGACCGCCACCGAGGCCGACGTACCCGCCCTGGTCGCGCTCGTCGAGTCGGCCTACCGGGGCGAGGCCAGCCGGGCCGGGTGGACCACCGAGGCGGATCTCCTGGAGGGGCAGCGCACCGACCCCGAAGGAGTGGCGGCCGTCGTCGGCGGATCCGCCGGCCGGATGGTGGTGGCCGAATCCGGCGGGGCGCTGGTCGCCTGCTGCCAGCTGGAGAACCGCGACGGGCACGCCTACTTCGGCATGTTCGCCGTCAGCCCGGTCCTTCAGGGCGGCGGCCTCGGCAAGGCCGTCCTCGCCGAGGCCGAGCGCTTCGCGCACCAGGAGTGGGGCGCTGACGAGATGCACATGACGGTGATCTCCGCCCGCGAGGACCTCATCGCCTGGTACGTACGCCGCGGCTACGCCCGCACCGGCGAGATGAGCCCCTTCCCCTACGGCGACGAGCGGTTCGGCCGGCCCACCCGCGACGACCTCCAGTTCGAACTGCTCGTCAAGAAGCTGGGCCAGCCCGAGGGGGTCTAG